In Sedimentibacter sp. MB31-C6, one genomic interval encodes:
- a CDS encoding B12-binding domain-containing radical SAM protein: MKTLLVTLDSKFIHTNLAVRYLKNFCKDNNFDIEIKEFTINQNQEYILRQILDVKADIICFSCYIWNIEYIKEIANIIKEANVNVKILFGGPEVSFEIENLMENEIYIDYVIYGEGEITFNEFLKEIRLSNPNFDKINGLAYRDDGRIIVNNCRNLISNLDIVKYPYEEDEQFENKIIYYESSRGCPFNCSFCMSSIDKTIRNFSLNRVKRDLKKLLKTKARQIKFVDRTFNTDYKRSIEIMKFIVENNHNNMRIHFEITADIINEEFLLYISTLPVNMFQFEIGVQSLNEETLREINRHMNIEKLYHVINSIRINKNIHVHLDLIAGLPYENYETFKESFDGIYKLNAEKIQLGFLKVLKGTKIYMDKVYHNIKYRKKAPYEVICTKYITLNEILKLKSIEELVDKYYNEKYFEYSINYILENIYKESSFEFYEDFSEYWQQNDLYKVSHSRKRLYKILYEFIKYRDKLTEKFISALRYDYVFNNQYEELPSYLNKEYEERYKYIKRLIANDDEFRNQFFEDMSKEDKLINRFRIVDIEKDATLFIYKNKENIFNRCETLKINNWIKEYENE, encoded by the coding sequence ATGAAAACACTACTTGTAACATTAGATTCTAAATTTATACATACAAATCTTGCTGTAAGGTATTTGAAAAATTTTTGTAAGGATAATAATTTTGATATTGAAATTAAAGAATTTACAATAAATCAAAACCAAGAATATATTTTAAGACAAATATTAGATGTTAAAGCAGATATAATTTGTTTTTCATGTTATATTTGGAATATTGAATACATTAAAGAGATAGCTAATATAATAAAGGAAGCAAATGTTAATGTAAAAATATTATTTGGAGGTCCAGAAGTATCTTTTGAGATTGAAAATCTAATGGAAAATGAAATATATATTGATTATGTTATTTATGGTGAAGGTGAAATAACGTTTAATGAATTTTTAAAAGAAATTAGATTAAGTAATCCTAACTTTGACAAGATAAATGGATTAGCATATAGAGATGATGGTCGTATTATTGTTAATAATTGTAGAAATCTTATTTCAAATCTTGACATAGTAAAATATCCTTATGAAGAAGATGAACAATTTGAAAACAAAATAATTTATTATGAATCATCTAGAGGGTGTCCTTTCAACTGTAGTTTTTGTATGTCTTCAATAGATAAAACAATTAGAAATTTCTCTTTAAACAGAGTAAAAAGAGATTTAAAAAAACTCTTAAAAACTAAAGCAAGACAAATTAAATTTGTAGATAGAACTTTTAATACTGATTATAAACGTTCAATAGAAATTATGAAGTTTATTGTAGAGAATAATCATAATAATATGAGGATACATTTTGAAATTACAGCGGATATTATTAATGAAGAATTTTTGCTTTATATTAGTACTTTGCCTGTTAATATGTTTCAATTTGAAATAGGAGTACAGTCCTTAAACGAGGAAACTCTAAGAGAAATTAATAGACATATGAATATAGAAAAACTATATCATGTAATTAACAGTATTAGAATTAACAAAAACATTCACGTTCACCTTGATTTAATAGCGGGGTTGCCATATGAAAATTATGAAACATTTAAGGAGTCTTTTGACGGAATATACAAACTTAATGCTGAAAAAATTCAACTTGGATTTTTAAAAGTACTAAAAGGTACTAAAATTTATATGGATAAAGTATATCATAATATAAAATATAGAAAAAAAGCGCCTTATGAAGTTATATGTACAAAATATATTACTTTAAACGAAATTTTAAAACTTAAAAGTATTGAAGAGCTTGTAGATAAATATTATAATGAAAAATATTTTGAATATTCAATTAATTATATTTTGGAAAACATATATAAAGAATCATCTTTTGAATTTTATGAAGACTTCAGCGAATACTGGCAACAAAATGATTTATATAAAGTATCCCATAGCAGAAAAAGGCTATACAAAATATTATATGAATTCATTAAATATAGAGATAAACTTACTGAAAAGTTTATTTCTGCTCTAAGATATGATTATGTTTTTAATAATCAATATGAGGAATTGCCTAGTTATTTAAATAAGGAATATGAAGAAAGGTATAAATATATAAAGAGATTAATAGCTAATGATGATGAATTTAGAAATCAATTTTTTGAAGATATGAGTAAAGAAGATAAATTAATTAATAGATTCAGAATTGTGGATATAGAAAAAGATGCAACATTATTTATATATAAAAATAAAGAAAATATATTTAACAGGTGTGAAACATTAAAAATAAACAATTGGATTAAGGAGTATGAAAATGAATAA
- a CDS encoding tetratricopeptide repeat protein yields the protein MNKRDTYFIDYFEKKKNDISFITLKKGAVIKFKDKEYMTEKELPVPIRIQKLVQDIKHQDERDGITINNIIDGIIYIIGTDKNFKYIKEYDEMLNKLQFDIKPYIILCINKFNEKQNDEGVIYGKALINVHEDEKSCFVYASVLEKKGYEQNNKSDTNNSQYFLEEAYKYFEKSLDYNDKFSLAYYKLGYYCKLKQQYVKAELFWNKHQEIEDDAIRIDEIRNELIQLKPFVNFENGYNLVLNERPEEGLDLLLPLVKEFSSWWNLLFFIGLAYRILGEFEIAETYFENVLKINNAQKDALNELGMCKISRGKYVEATELFTRVLNLEPGNCEIFCNRAAAYLYNGQINKAKEDILIALKINPNDEIALSIKKEIDKIS from the coding sequence ATGAATAAGAGGGATACGTATTTTATAGATTATTTTGAAAAGAAAAAAAATGATATATCTTTTATAACTTTGAAAAAAGGTGCAGTAATTAAATTCAAGGATAAAGAATATATGACTGAAAAGGAATTGCCTGTGCCTATTAGAATTCAAAAATTAGTACAAGATATAAAGCATCAAGATGAAAGAGATGGAATTACTATTAATAATATTATAGATGGAATAATTTATATAATAGGTACAGATAAAAACTTTAAATATATTAAAGAATATGACGAAATGCTAAACAAACTTCAATTTGATATAAAACCATATATAATATTATGTATTAATAAATTCAATGAAAAGCAAAACGATGAGGGAGTTATTTACGGAAAAGCATTGATTAATGTACATGAAGATGAAAAAAGCTGTTTTGTATATGCTTCTGTTTTAGAAAAGAAAGGCTATGAGCAAAATAATAAAAGTGATACAAATAATAGTCAATACTTTTTAGAAGAAGCGTATAAATATTTTGAAAAGTCATTGGATTATAATGATAAATTTTCTTTAGCGTATTATAAGTTAGGTTATTATTGTAAGCTAAAACAACAATACGTAAAAGCTGAGCTTTTTTGGAATAAACATCAAGAAATAGAAGATGATGCAATAAGGATTGATGAAATTAGAAATGAATTGATTCAACTAAAACCTTTTGTTAATTTCGAGAATGGGTACAATTTAGTATTAAATGAAAGGCCAGAGGAAGGACTAGATTTATTACTTCCTTTAGTAAAAGAATTCAGTAGTTGGTGGAATCTTTTGTTTTTTATTGGACTTGCCTATAGAATTTTAGGAGAATTTGAGATAGCTGAAACTTACTTTGAAAATGTATTAAAAATTAATAATGCTCAGAAAGATGCTTTGAATGAATTAGGTATGTGTAAAATCAGTAGAGGAAAATATGTTGAAGCTACAGAGTTATTTACTAGAGTTTTAAATTTAGAACCTGGAAATTGTGAGATATTTTGTAATAGAGCAGCAGCTTATCTTTACAATGGACAAATAAACAAAGCAAAGGAAGATATACTAATTGCATTGAAAATAAATCCAAATGATGAAATAGCATTAAGTATAAAAAAAGAAATAGACAAAATCAGTTAA
- a CDS encoding glycosyl hydrolase family 18 protein, which yields MKKLLSIMFIILLITVSITILFYSFLEKPVFNNSNTLKLYFDGVKDEEYKHIYTKDQIYISAEYLMDNALLDYYWDIDYNKISIFNNYNYDKINYNENKAFYNKQPYEIEDVLLIKDNELYFNSYFLKERYIERIYIDTLNLKIIIEKDIREYKTVKDTKIRDNSSVFSKNLKKIDKGEKIFIYNNEKRGWLLARTNDNIIGFVKATDIIPMSKVQFNNYPKANEKKDIKLAWDLISRPIYDFEPFYIPDSINIIAPTWYELFYEDDLFIDLSNTEYIQYVKNSGKEIWAVFNNGFDPKLTNEMLNNGLKRSNIVDKIIDITVDNNFDGINIDFENIYIEDKDVFSAFIKELYCKAKANNIIMSVDVTILSNSENWSLCFDRNVISDYADYIILMAYDENVSGKAGSVSSLPWVEYGVSNLLEYASSKKVVLGVPFYTRLWEEYEEKSVEKVKSTALKIESAEKVIDELEIELKYIEEYGQNYGEKEINGITYKIWHEDKMSLIKRLHIAKNYNLSGIAVWTLNYGTEEMWEVLK from the coding sequence ATGAAAAAACTCCTAAGTATAATGTTCATAATTTTATTAATTACAGTTAGTATAACAATTTTGTTTTATTCATTTCTAGAGAAACCAGTATTTAACAACTCAAATACATTAAAACTTTATTTTGATGGCGTTAAGGATGAAGAATATAAACATATATATACAAAGGATCAAATATACATATCAGCAGAATATCTTATGGATAATGCTTTATTAGATTATTATTGGGATATAGATTATAATAAAATTTCCATATTCAATAACTATAATTACGATAAAATAAATTATAATGAGAATAAAGCATTTTATAATAAGCAACCATATGAAATTGAAGATGTTTTATTAATAAAAGACAATGAATTATATTTTAATAGTTATTTTTTAAAGGAAAGATATATTGAAAGAATTTATATTGATACATTGAATTTGAAGATTATAATTGAAAAAGATATAAGAGAGTATAAAACGGTAAAAGATACAAAGATTAGAGATAATTCATCTGTGTTTTCAAAAAATCTTAAAAAAATAGATAAGGGAGAAAAAATCTTTATATATAATAATGAAAAAAGAGGTTGGCTGTTAGCAAGAACAAATGACAATATTATAGGGTTTGTTAAAGCTACCGACATTATACCCATGTCAAAGGTTCAATTTAATAATTATCCTAAAGCAAATGAAAAAAAGGATATAAAATTAGCATGGGATCTAATATCAAGACCTATATATGATTTTGAACCATTTTATATTCCAGATAGTATTAATATAATTGCACCAACTTGGTATGAGCTTTTTTATGAAGATGATTTATTTATCGATTTATCTAATACAGAATATATTCAGTATGTGAAAAATTCTGGCAAAGAAATATGGGCAGTTTTTAATAATGGATTTGATCCTAAATTAACTAATGAGATGCTTAATAATGGTTTAAAGCGTAGCAATATAGTTGATAAAATAATAGATATAACAGTTGATAATAATTTTGATGGAATAAATATAGACTTTGAAAATATTTATATAGAAGATAAAGATGTTTTCTCAGCATTTATAAAAGAATTGTATTGCAAAGCAAAAGCTAATAATATTATTATGTCTGTTGATGTTACCATCTTATCAAATTCTGAAAATTGGTCTTTATGTTTTGATAGAAACGTTATATCAGATTATGCTGATTATATAATACTTATGGCATATGACGAAAATGTATCTGGTAAAGCTGGTTCAGTATCATCACTACCATGGGTAGAATATGGAGTTTCTAATTTATTAGAATATGCATCATCAAAAAAAGTTGTACTAGGTGTACCTTTCTATACAAGACTTTGGGAGGAATACGAAGAAAAATCAGTGGAGAAAGTAAAATCAACTGCTTTAAAGATTGAATCAGCTGAAAAGGTAATTGATGAACTGGAAATTGAATTGAAGTATATAGAAGAATATGGACAAAACTATGGTGAAAAAGAAATTAACGGAATAACGTATAAGATATGGCATGAAGATAAAATGTCTTTAATAAAAAGACTTCATATCGCTAAAAACTATAATTTATCTGGAATTGCTGTTTGGACTTTAAATTATGGAACAGAAGAAATGTGGGAAGTGCTTAAGTAG